A region of Oxyura jamaicensis isolate SHBP4307 breed ruddy duck chromosome 5, BPBGC_Ojam_1.0, whole genome shotgun sequence DNA encodes the following proteins:
- the TRMT5 gene encoding tRNA (guanine(37)-N1)-methyltransferase isoform X1, producing the protein MRTLWRFGYSARLLKTNHPRTAASNTSFPAVWMLLAQHSGRIAGLFVVPQKASFCTMREAVEDNASPELYSPHPEVRGMTLLNREAFKRTVVVPVLKVKKEIVHRLMKSLKHTVLQRPGLKRVIEDPEDEGSKLVILDPHKVPEFSLGQSEQEVLKELNIPPEVSRYNLELTYENFKSEEILRAVLPEGQDVTSGFSRVGHIAHFNLRDHQLPYRHLIGQVIIDKNPGITCVVNKTSIIDSTYRNFQMEVLAGESNLVTKVKENNISYELDFAKVYWNPRLSTEHGRIVELLQPGDVLFDVFAGIGPFAIPAAKKKCIVFANDLNPESYKWLLHNCKLNKVDNKIKAFNLDGRDFLLGPVREELSKVLTLEKEEQKPAVHIVMNLPASALEFLDVFRHLLVGEPCSAAVLPTVHCYSFSKHENPAKEMQERAEASLGASLDGRCSTYLVRNVAPNKEMLCISFQVPADVLYKRPCPAEEKPASKRLRTSKDSTEENLVS; encoded by the exons ATGAG GACGTTGTGGAGATTCGGATACTCTGCCAGACTACTGAAAACGAATCATCCTAGGACAGCTGCATCAAATACATCATTTCCAGCAGTTTGGATGCTACTGGCGCAACATTCTGGCAGAATAGCTGGCCTCTTTGTGGTACCTCAGAAAGCCAGTTTTTGTACAATGCGTGAAGCTGTGGAGGATAACGCCAGCCCAGAACTGTATTCGCCGCATCCCGAAGTGCGTGGGATGACGCTGCTCAACAGAGAAGCTTTCAAAAGGACGGTTGTTGTTCCGGTTCttaaagtaaagaaagaaatcgTGCATAGGCTGATGAAGTCCCTGAAGCACACGGTCCTCCAGCGTCCTGGGCTAAAGCGAGTGATTGAGGATCCAGAAGATGAGGGCAGTAAACTTGTTATACTGGATCCTCATAAAGTCCCAGAATTCTCACTGGGACAGTCAGAGCAGGAGGTCTTAAAGGAGCTTAACATTCCTCCTGAGGTGTCCAGGTATAACTTGGAGCTGACTTACGAGAATTTCAAGTCAGAGGAGATCCTCCGAGCGGTCCTTCCTGAGGGCCAGGATGTCACCTCTGGTTTTAGCCGCGTTGGTCACATAGCTCACTTCAATCTTCGGGACCATCAGCTCCCTTACAGACATTTGATTG GACAGGTTATAATCGACAAGAATCCAGGCATCACCTGTGTGGTGAATAAAACCAGCATTATTGACAGCACGTACAGGAACTTTCAAATGGAAGTGCTCGCTGGAGAGAGCAACCTGGTCACTAAG GTCAAGGAAAATAATATCTCCTATGAGTTGGACTTTGCTAAAGTCTACTGGAACCCCCGTCTTTCCACAGAACATGGCCGTATCGTTGAGCTTTTGCAGCCCGGTGACGTCCTTTTTGATGTCTTTGCTGGGATCGGACCTTTTGCTATCCCAGCAGCGAAGAAAAAGTGCATCGTGTTTGCAAATGATCTCAACCCTGAGTCCTACAAATGGCTTCTGCACAACTGCAAGCTCAACAAAGTAGACAACAAAATCAAAGCATTCAACCTGGATGGCAGAGACTTCCTCCTGGGGCCAGTAAGAGAAGAACTTAGTAAGGTGCTCACGCTTGAAAAGGAGGAGCAGAAACCCGCTGTCCATATAGTCATGAATTTGCCAGCTTCGGCTCTTGAATTTCTGGATGTTTTCAGGCATCTCTTGGTCGGGGAGCCCTGCAGCGCTGCTGTCCTTCCCACGGTGCACTGCTACAGCTTCTCCAAACATGAAAACCCAGCCAAAGAGATGCAAGAACGGGCCGAGGCTTCGCTGGGAGCCTCCCTAGACGGGCGCTGTTCTACGTACCTAGTGAGGAACGTTGCCCCGAACAAGGAGATGCTGTGCATTAGCTTCCAGGTTCCAGCCGATGTGCTGTACAAGAGGCCCTGCCCTGCTGAAG aaaaaccAGCCTCTAAGCGTCTGCGTACGAGCAAAGATTCTACTGAAGAAAACTTAGTGAGTTGA
- the TRMT5 gene encoding tRNA (guanine(37)-N1)-methyltransferase isoform X2 yields MLLAQHSGRIAGLFVVPQKASFCTMREAVEDNASPELYSPHPEVRGMTLLNREAFKRTVVVPVLKVKKEIVHRLMKSLKHTVLQRPGLKRVIEDPEDEGSKLVILDPHKVPEFSLGQSEQEVLKELNIPPEVSRYNLELTYENFKSEEILRAVLPEGQDVTSGFSRVGHIAHFNLRDHQLPYRHLIGQVIIDKNPGITCVVNKTSIIDSTYRNFQMEVLAGESNLVTKVKENNISYELDFAKVYWNPRLSTEHGRIVELLQPGDVLFDVFAGIGPFAIPAAKKKCIVFANDLNPESYKWLLHNCKLNKVDNKIKAFNLDGRDFLLGPVREELSKVLTLEKEEQKPAVHIVMNLPASALEFLDVFRHLLVGEPCSAAVLPTVHCYSFSKHENPAKEMQERAEASLGASLDGRCSTYLVRNVAPNKEMLCISFQVPADVLYKRPCPAEEKPASKRLRTSKDSTEENLVS; encoded by the exons ATGCTACTGGCGCAACATTCTGGCAGAATAGCTGGCCTCTTTGTGGTACCTCAGAAAGCCAGTTTTTGTACAATGCGTGAAGCTGTGGAGGATAACGCCAGCCCAGAACTGTATTCGCCGCATCCCGAAGTGCGTGGGATGACGCTGCTCAACAGAGAAGCTTTCAAAAGGACGGTTGTTGTTCCGGTTCttaaagtaaagaaagaaatcgTGCATAGGCTGATGAAGTCCCTGAAGCACACGGTCCTCCAGCGTCCTGGGCTAAAGCGAGTGATTGAGGATCCAGAAGATGAGGGCAGTAAACTTGTTATACTGGATCCTCATAAAGTCCCAGAATTCTCACTGGGACAGTCAGAGCAGGAGGTCTTAAAGGAGCTTAACATTCCTCCTGAGGTGTCCAGGTATAACTTGGAGCTGACTTACGAGAATTTCAAGTCAGAGGAGATCCTCCGAGCGGTCCTTCCTGAGGGCCAGGATGTCACCTCTGGTTTTAGCCGCGTTGGTCACATAGCTCACTTCAATCTTCGGGACCATCAGCTCCCTTACAGACATTTGATTG GACAGGTTATAATCGACAAGAATCCAGGCATCACCTGTGTGGTGAATAAAACCAGCATTATTGACAGCACGTACAGGAACTTTCAAATGGAAGTGCTCGCTGGAGAGAGCAACCTGGTCACTAAG GTCAAGGAAAATAATATCTCCTATGAGTTGGACTTTGCTAAAGTCTACTGGAACCCCCGTCTTTCCACAGAACATGGCCGTATCGTTGAGCTTTTGCAGCCCGGTGACGTCCTTTTTGATGTCTTTGCTGGGATCGGACCTTTTGCTATCCCAGCAGCGAAGAAAAAGTGCATCGTGTTTGCAAATGATCTCAACCCTGAGTCCTACAAATGGCTTCTGCACAACTGCAAGCTCAACAAAGTAGACAACAAAATCAAAGCATTCAACCTGGATGGCAGAGACTTCCTCCTGGGGCCAGTAAGAGAAGAACTTAGTAAGGTGCTCACGCTTGAAAAGGAGGAGCAGAAACCCGCTGTCCATATAGTCATGAATTTGCCAGCTTCGGCTCTTGAATTTCTGGATGTTTTCAGGCATCTCTTGGTCGGGGAGCCCTGCAGCGCTGCTGTCCTTCCCACGGTGCACTGCTACAGCTTCTCCAAACATGAAAACCCAGCCAAAGAGATGCAAGAACGGGCCGAGGCTTCGCTGGGAGCCTCCCTAGACGGGCGCTGTTCTACGTACCTAGTGAGGAACGTTGCCCCGAACAAGGAGATGCTGTGCATTAGCTTCCAGGTTCCAGCCGATGTGCTGTACAAGAGGCCCTGCCCTGCTGAAG aaaaaccAGCCTCTAAGCGTCTGCGTACGAGCAAAGATTCTACTGAAGAAAACTTAGTGAGTTGA